The Flavobacteriaceae bacterium 3519-10 genome includes a window with the following:
- a CDS encoding LSU ribosomal protein L27p, whose translation MAHKKGVGSSKNGRESHSKRLGVKIFGGQAAIAGNIIVRQRGTQHHPGENVGMGKDHTLHALVDGKVVFRKKQNDRSFVSIEPNA comes from the coding sequence ATGGCACACAAAAAAGGAGTTGGTAGTTCCAAAAACGGTAGAGAATCACATTCCAAGAGACTTGGTGTAAAGATTTTCGGTGGACAGGCAGCTATTGCAGGCAACATCATCGTGAGACAGAGAGGTACGCAGCACCACCCGGGTGAAAACGTTGGGATGGGGAAAGACCACACGCTTCACGCATTAGTTGACGGAAAAGTAGTTTTCAGAAAGAAACAAAACGACAGATCATTCGTATCTATCGAACCTAACGCATAA
- a CDS encoding LSU ribosomal protein L21p, translating to MFAIVEIAGLQYKVEQDQKLFVNRLKGDIGAKVSFDKILLTVNGATTIGAPAVSGIVVDAEILDHVKADKVIIFKKKRRKGYEKKNGHRQSLTQIVITGITGFDNNKKEKKAAPKAKKAAPATEEAPAANETTTNSETAE from the coding sequence ATGTTTGCAATTGTAGAAATAGCAGGGCTTCAATACAAAGTTGAGCAAGACCAGAAGTTGTTTGTGAACCGTTTGAAAGGAGATATTGGCGCGAAAGTTTCTTTCGACAAAATTCTTCTTACTGTAAACGGTGCTACAACAATTGGCGCCCCGGCTGTAAGCGGTATCGTAGTAGATGCTGAAATCCTTGATCACGTGAAAGCGGATAAAGTAATCATCTTCAAAAAGAAAAGAAGAAAAGGATACGAAAAGAAAAACGGACACAGACAGTCTCTAACTCAAATCGTAATCACCGGAATCACGGGATTCGATAACAACAAGAAAGAGAAAAAAGCAGCTCCGAAAGCTAAAAAAGCAGCACCAGCAACCGAAGAGGCGCCGGCAGCTAACGAAACAACAACAAACAGCGAAACCGCTGAATAA
- a CDS encoding tRNA (ms[2]io[6]A)-hydroxylase — translation MPKIHFMFKLRLLTDPRWANIAEGNLEEILTDHAWCEQKATTNAITLITMLPEYPEIITELIKIAQEELEHFQMVHEIIKNRGYEFGRERKDDYVGELIKFIRHGGTRDERIIDRMLFAAMIEARSCERFKVLTENIKDEELKAFYKELMISEANHYTAFIGFARQLGNPEAVNTRWEEWLDYEAEIIKSYGKKESIHG, via the coding sequence TTGCCCAAAATTCATTTCATGTTTAAACTTCGGCTACTCACCGATCCGCGCTGGGCCAACATCGCAGAAGGTAATTTAGAAGAAATCTTAACCGACCACGCCTGGTGCGAGCAAAAAGCCACCACCAACGCGATCACACTCATCACAATGCTTCCGGAATATCCCGAAATCATTACCGAACTGATCAAAATTGCGCAGGAAGAACTCGAACATTTCCAGATGGTGCATGAGATCATCAAGAACCGCGGCTACGAATTCGGGCGCGAACGCAAAGACGATTACGTGGGCGAACTTATTAAATTTATCCGCCACGGCGGTACACGCGACGAAAGAATTATCGACCGCATGCTGTTTGCCGCAATGATTGAAGCCCGCAGCTGCGAGCGCTTCAAAGTTTTAACCGAAAACATTAAAGACGAAGAACTGAAGGCTTTCTACAAAGAACTGATGATCTCCGAAGCCAACCATTACACCGCTTTCATCGGCTTTGCAAGACAACTGGGCAATCCCGAAGCCGTAAATACACGTTGGGAAGAGTGGCTGGATTATGAAGCAGAAATCATAAAATCGTATGGTAAAAAGGAATCAATCCACGGATAA
- a CDS encoding Tryptophanase: MSNHAIHFRKHYSLPITNYLSFMKLPYAEPYRIKMVEEIHQSTAEEREQWLKDANYNLFNLKSSQVYIDLLTDSGTGAMSDQQWGALMTGDESYAGSRSFDQLHDSVQNITGYPYLLPTHQGRAAENVLFSVLVKEGDVVPGNSHFDTTKGHIEIRKAHAIDCTIDEAFDIENLHPFKGNIDLEKLEAVYKNHPKEQIPFCLITITCNSSGGQPVSLENVKAVKELSDRYGIPIYFDSARFAENAYFIKKREAGQENRTIKEIAKELFSYGVGMTMSSKKDGLVNIGGFIALSDEKIFNAASNFTIIFEGFITYGGMAGRDMAALAVGLNEATEFDYLESRISQVEYLGNKLIDFGIPIQKPIGGHAVFVDSLKFLPNIPREEYPAQTLANEIYKEAGIRTVEIGTLLADRDPGTRENRYPKLELVRLAIPRRTYTNNHMDYIAVAIKNVYDRREEIEKGYNITWESDILRHFTVKLEEA, encoded by the coding sequence ATGAGTAATCATGCAATTCACTTCCGCAAACATTACTCATTACCAATTACTAATTACTTATCATTTATGAAGCTCCCATACGCAGAACCATACCGCATAAAAATGGTGGAAGAAATTCACCAGTCCACCGCAGAGGAAAGAGAACAATGGCTTAAAGACGCCAATTATAATTTATTCAATTTAAAATCTTCGCAGGTTTATATAGACCTTTTAACCGACTCCGGAACCGGCGCGATGAGCGACCAACAGTGGGGCGCGCTGATGACAGGCGACGAAAGCTATGCCGGCTCCAGAAGTTTTGATCAGCTGCACGACAGCGTTCAGAACATCACCGGCTATCCTTACCTTTTGCCAACCCACCAGGGAAGAGCGGCTGAAAACGTGCTTTTTTCCGTTTTGGTTAAAGAAGGCGACGTCGTTCCCGGGAACTCACACTTCGACACCACCAAAGGCCATATAGAAATCCGGAAAGCGCATGCAATCGACTGTACCATTGATGAAGCTTTCGATATTGAAAACCTTCATCCATTCAAAGGAAATATCGATCTTGAAAAACTAGAAGCGGTTTATAAAAATCATCCGAAAGAACAGATTCCGTTCTGTCTGATTACGATTACGTGTAATTCTTCGGGTGGGCAACCCGTTTCGCTCGAAAACGTGAAGGCTGTGAAAGAACTTTCAGACCGTTACGGCATCCCGATTTATTTTGATTCCGCGCGATTTGCCGAGAACGCCTATTTCATTAAAAAAAGAGAAGCCGGCCAGGAAAACCGCACCATCAAAGAAATCGCAAAAGAACTCTTTTCATATGGCGTGGGCATGACGATGAGTTCCAAAAAAGACGGCCTCGTAAATATCGGCGGTTTTATTGCGCTGAGCGATGAAAAGATCTTCAATGCCGCCTCTAATTTTACCATTATTTTTGAAGGTTTCATCACCTACGGCGGAATGGCGGGCCGCGACATGGCTGCGCTGGCTGTTGGTTTGAACGAAGCGACTGAATTCGATTATCTGGAGAGCAGAATTTCTCAGGTAGAATATCTTGGCAATAAACTGATTGATTTTGGAATCCCGATTCAGAAACCCATTGGCGGACACGCCGTGTTTGTAGATTCGCTGAAGTTCTTACCAAATATTCCGCGTGAAGAATATCCGGCGCAGACTTTGGCCAACGAGATTTACAAAGAAGCCGGCATCCGCACGGTAGAAATCGGGACTTTGCTGGCCGACCGCGATCCCGGCACACGCGAAAACCGCTACCCGAAACTCGAACTCGTAAGGCTCGCCATCCCGCGCCGAACCTACACCAACAACCACATGGATTATATCGCCGTCGCCATCAAAAACGTGTACGACCGCCGCGAAGAAATCGAAAAAGGCTACAACATCACCTGGGAATCCGATATCCTGCGGCACTTCACCGTGAAGCTGGAAGAAGCTTAA
- a CDS encoding sodium/hydrogen exchanger, protein MNFSHFVLPFEDPVLKFLVVLIIILFAPLLLNKIKVPHLLGLIIAGAAVGPNGFNILTRDSSIVVTGTTGLLYIMFLAGLEIDLAEFRKNKWKSLAFGGYTFIIPFVLGICTAYFVLDFNWLTSFLFASLFSSHTLISYPMVSKMGISRNRAVTVTVGGTMITDILALLVLAVVVGMTTGEVNTAFWTKLSVGIIAFAGIVLIGFPIVGRWFFKKVDDRISQYIFVLVMIYLAALLAELAGIEAIIGAFLAGLALNRLIPRSSSLMNRVDFVGNAIFIPFFLISVGMLIDVKVFFKDFETIKVALAMILISIGGKYMAAIVTQKTFSFTKPEGGIIFGLSSASAAATLATVMVGYNIIIGETEAGEPIRLLNESVLNGSILLILISCTISSFVTQKNAGKILDTDNENTISETDPDDERILLALNYEKTVDAVTNLALLLKSKKNTQNIFAINVINNERNESSEKNAGKILENAVRIGASADVEITPLKRFDNDVQNGISNEIKEHKITDLVIAVNPEKGFSTSLVYNLYNGYLSNFTANTLVYHAVQPIATIRKYIVVFPENAHLESGFFHSLLKVWNIARNSGSKVEFYGDDKTIKVLEKIKKKATIDAAFYIFNNWNEITKVFGKMKDDDAFILFMAKRGMVSYLPQMQNVPVYLNEHFAQRNYLLIFPSRNTNSEYEKLSRDIGNADDFAEIGNIIGKIFK, encoded by the coding sequence ATGAATTTCTCTCATTTCGTACTACCGTTTGAAGATCCGGTGCTTAAATTTCTGGTGGTACTTATTATCATCCTTTTTGCGCCGCTTTTACTCAACAAAATAAAAGTGCCGCACCTGCTTGGGCTTATTATTGCCGGCGCTGCAGTAGGGCCAAACGGTTTCAATATTCTCACCCGCGACAGCAGCATCGTAGTTACCGGAACAACCGGGCTGCTATACATTATGTTTCTGGCAGGCCTTGAAATTGACCTCGCCGAATTCAGAAAAAACAAATGGAAAAGCCTCGCATTCGGCGGGTATACCTTTATCATACCTTTTGTGCTGGGCATATGCACAGCCTATTTTGTGCTCGATTTTAACTGGCTTACGTCGTTTCTGTTTGCAAGTTTATTTTCCTCGCACACCCTTATTTCCTACCCGATGGTGAGCAAAATGGGCATCAGCCGCAACCGCGCCGTGACCGTAACTGTCGGAGGTACAATGATTACAGATATTCTGGCGCTGCTTGTGTTGGCTGTAGTGGTTGGGATGACAACCGGAGAAGTGAATACCGCTTTCTGGACAAAGCTTTCAGTGGGCATCATTGCATTCGCAGGTATTGTTCTGATAGGTTTTCCAATTGTCGGCCGCTGGTTTTTCAAGAAAGTGGATGACAGGATTTCACAGTACATCTTCGTGCTGGTGATGATTTACCTTGCGGCGCTGCTGGCGGAACTGGCGGGCATTGAAGCGATTATCGGCGCGTTTCTCGCAGGACTTGCCCTGAACAGGCTTATCCCGAGATCCTCTTCACTGATGAACCGCGTGGATTTTGTTGGAAACGCCATCTTCATCCCATTTTTCCTGATTAGTGTCGGTATGCTGATCGATGTGAAAGTATTTTTTAAAGATTTCGAAACAATTAAGGTTGCACTTGCGATGATCTTAATTTCGATTGGCGGAAAATACATGGCGGCAATCGTTACCCAGAAAACATTCTCGTTCACAAAACCCGAAGGCGGAATTATTTTCGGGCTGAGTTCGGCTTCCGCAGCCGCTACGCTGGCGACGGTGATGGTGGGATATAACATCATCATTGGCGAAACGGAAGCGGGCGAACCGATCAGATTACTCAATGAAAGCGTACTGAACGGCAGCATTCTGCTCATCCTCATTTCGTGTACGATCTCCTCGTTTGTAACGCAGAAAAATGCAGGCAAGATCCTCGATACCGATAATGAAAATACAATTTCTGAAACCGATCCGGACGACGAACGTATTTTGCTCGCCTTAAACTACGAGAAAACCGTAGATGCCGTGACTAATCTTGCGCTTCTTCTAAAATCTAAAAAGAACACACAAAACATTTTTGCGATTAACGTCATCAATAATGAGCGGAATGAATCTTCCGAAAAAAATGCCGGAAAAATTCTTGAAAACGCAGTGAGAATCGGAGCGTCTGCAGATGTGGAAATTACGCCACTCAAAAGATTCGATAACGATGTGCAAAACGGTATCAGTAACGAGATTAAAGAGCATAAAATTACCGACCTCGTGATCGCAGTGAACCCCGAAAAAGGTTTCTCCACGAGCCTTGTGTACAATCTCTATAACGGATATCTGAGTAATTTTACGGCGAACACACTTGTTTACCACGCCGTACAACCGATTGCGACCATCCGGAAATACATCGTGGTTTTCCCGGAAAATGCACATCTTGAGTCAGGCTTCTTCCATTCGCTCCTCAAAGTCTGGAATATTGCACGAAATTCCGGAAGCAAAGTTGAATTCTACGGCGACGACAAAACCATAAAAGTCCTCGAGAAAATCAAGAAGAAAGCAACGATCGACGCGGCCTTCTATATCTTCAACAACTGGAATGAAATAACCAAAGTCTTCGGCAAAATGAAAGATGACGATGCTTTTATCCTGTTCATGGCTAAACGCGGCATGGTTTCATATCTGCCGCAAATGCAGAATGTGCCCGTGTATCTCAACGAACACTTCGCACAACGTAATTATCTACTGATCTTCCCGTCACGCAACACAAATAGCGAATACGAAAAACTTTCGCGGGATATTGGCAACGCTGATGATTTCGCAGAAATCGGAAATATAATCGGTAAGATTTTTAAATAG
- a CDS encoding Oxidoreductase: MNKIPSVDLSDFLSGNPERKQKFVNEIGKAYEEIGFVALKGHFLDDDLVKDLYGEVKNFFDLPVETKQKYEIPGIGGQRGYVGFGKETAKGSKKGDLKEFWHFGQYLEEGSEYSSVYPDNLKVAEVPKFNEIGKEAYKMLEKTGVYVLRALALHLGLDEFYFDKFVGEGNSILRPIHYPPITEEPDNAVRAAAHGDINLITLLMGAQGRGLQVMNHDGEWIDAIAEPDELMINVGDMLSRHTNNKLKSTIHQVVNPPRELWGTSRYSIPFFMHPVGDMPLNALEGTYDENNPKLYPDTTAGEFLHERLVELGLIK, from the coding sequence ATGAATAAAATTCCCAGTGTGGATTTGAGTGATTTCCTTTCGGGTAACCCGGAACGCAAACAAAAATTTGTAAATGAAATCGGAAAAGCATACGAAGAGATCGGCTTTGTCGCCCTGAAAGGCCATTTTCTCGACGACGATTTGGTAAAAGACCTATACGGCGAGGTGAAGAATTTCTTCGACCTTCCTGTAGAAACCAAACAGAAGTACGAAATACCGGGAATTGGTGGCCAGCGCGGCTATGTTGGTTTCGGAAAAGAAACCGCAAAAGGTTCTAAGAAAGGGGATCTAAAGGAATTTTGGCATTTCGGGCAGTATCTCGAAGAGGGTTCAGAATATTCCTCAGTTTACCCGGATAATTTGAAAGTTGCTGAAGTTCCTAAATTCAATGAAATTGGGAAAGAAGCCTATAAAATGCTCGAGAAAACCGGCGTTTATGTGCTCAGAGCTTTGGCTTTGCATCTTGGTCTGGACGAGTTTTATTTCGACAAATTCGTAGGCGAAGGCAATTCTATCTTAAGACCGATCCATTATCCACCAATTACGGAAGAACCGGATAATGCGGTTCGTGCAGCTGCACATGGCGATATCAACCTGATTACGCTGTTGATGGGAGCACAAGGACGCGGACTTCAGGTAATGAACCACGACGGCGAATGGATCGACGCGATTGCAGAGCCGGACGAACTGATGATCAACGTTGGCGATATGCTCTCGCGACATACCAACAACAAACTGAAATCGACAATCCATCAGGTGGTAAATCCGCCGCGTGAATTGTGGGGAACGTCAAGATATTCCATTCCGTTCTTTATGCATCCGGTGGGCGATATGCCGCTGAACGCACTGGAAGGAACCTACGATGAAAACAATCCAAAGTTATATCCAGATACCACAGCTGGGGAATTTCTTCACGAAAGACTCGTGGAATTGGGATTAATTAAATAA
- a CDS encoding Thioredoxin reductase, with protein MKMEILDLLIIGAGPIGLNCALEAEKNGLNYLIIEKGTIVNSLYNYPLYMRFFSTAEKLEIAEIPFITTAPKPGRQDALEYYQGIARQKELKINLYEKVLKVSKNDIFEIETSKAKYLAKHVIIATGFYDIPNLLNIEGENLPKVKHYYTEPYPYAQQNVVVIGASNSAVDAALETYRKGAAVTMIIKESQISKSVKYWVKPDIENRIAEGSIKAYFNSEVIDIEETNVVFKDEFGKIHEIPNDFVLAMTGYLPDFDFLKNSGIKLKGDKLIPAYNPESMETNVENLYLAGVVCGGKDTHLWFIENSRIHAEIIIRHILNKN; from the coding sequence TTGAAAATGGAAATTTTAGATCTACTGATTATCGGCGCCGGACCCATCGGTTTGAACTGCGCTTTGGAAGCCGAAAAGAATGGTTTGAACTATTTAATAATCGAAAAAGGCACCATCGTTAATTCGCTTTATAATTATCCGTTGTACATGCGTTTTTTCTCAACGGCCGAAAAACTCGAGATCGCTGAAATCCCGTTTATCACCACCGCGCCAAAACCCGGCAGACAGGATGCTTTGGAATATTATCAGGGAATCGCGCGGCAAAAAGAACTCAAAATCAACCTTTACGAGAAAGTTTTAAAAGTTTCAAAGAATGACATCTTCGAAATTGAAACTTCAAAAGCAAAATATCTGGCAAAACATGTCATCATCGCCACCGGATTTTATGACATTCCAAATCTTTTAAATATCGAAGGAGAGAATTTACCAAAAGTAAAACATTATTATACAGAACCTTATCCTTACGCCCAGCAGAATGTGGTAGTAATTGGCGCGAGCAATTCCGCGGTGGATGCTGCTTTGGAAACCTACAGAAAAGGAGCCGCTGTGACGATGATTATCAAGGAATCGCAGATCTCAAAATCTGTGAAATATTGGGTGAAACCGGATATTGAAAACCGGATTGCGGAAGGAAGTATTAAAGCATATTTTAATTCGGAAGTCATCGATATTGAAGAAACCAACGTCGTGTTTAAAGATGAATTCGGGAAAATCCACGAGATTCCAAACGATTTTGTGCTCGCAATGACCGGCTATCTTCCCGATTTCGACTTTCTCAAAAATTCCGGAATCAAATTAAAAGGCGACAAACTCATCCCAGCCTACAACCCGGAAAGCATGGAAACCAACGTCGAAAATCTTTACCTCGCAGGCGTTGTCTGTGGAGGAAAGGATACCCATCTTTGGTTCATCGAAAACTCACGCATTCACGCGGAGATTATCATACGGCACATCTTAAACAAGAATTAA
- a CDS encoding Translation elongation factor G-related protein: MSANTKDLRNVVLLGHSDSGKTTLIETMLYEGGAIKRRGSVEGQNTVSDHTDLEHEKGKTIFSHQMFVNWKNNKINIIDTPGFDDFVGEVVSSLKVADTAVIVLNAANGVEVGTELVWEYVEKYQTPAIFVINQMDHPKADFERTLEQAKERFGSKLVPLQYPYNSGSNFNAIIDALRMVMYEFPLNGGKPEKKPIPETEMVRANEMHNALVEIAAENEEGLMEKYFEEGNLSEDDLAKGITIALAKQQFFPVFVTSGLKDMGSGRLMGFIDDIAPSPAERPARKLENGDEISYDPNDKTTIFIYKTLSEPQVGMVSYFKVLSGKLKPGDELVNANNGETERISQLFVAEGKDRIPVDELVAGDLGVTVKLKFGHSNNTLNSKGLDRKVRPMEFPESRIRKAVSADSTAAMEKLVTALHKIEEEDPTLKVEQSAELKQTILHGQGQLHLDLVKQRLQKDFGVKMNFDNPKIPYRETITGNADADYRHKKQSGGSGQFGEIHMRVENYYDDMPEPTGVNIRQKDIEELPWGGKLAFYWCIVGGAIDNRYIGAIKKGIMQQMKEGPLTGSHCQNVRVTVYDGKMHSVDSNDISFQLAASGAFREGFQAAKPQLLEPVYSVEILCPDEDTGDVMGDLQTRRAMISGMDSEGHYQKILAEVPLAELHDYGSTLRSITGGRAKFTMKFSEYQLVPPNVQQELVKSHAHLQEA, from the coding sequence ATGAGTGCTAATACCAAAGATCTGAGAAATGTTGTCTTGCTCGGGCATTCCGACAGTGGCAAAACTACCCTGATTGAAACAATGCTTTACGAGGGCGGGGCGATCAAGCGCCGTGGCTCCGTAGAAGGACAGAACACGGTGAGCGACCATACAGACCTCGAACACGAAAAAGGCAAAACCATCTTCTCCCACCAGATGTTCGTGAACTGGAAAAACAACAAGATTAACATTATCGATACTCCCGGATTTGACGATTTCGTTGGCGAAGTCGTTTCGTCGTTAAAGGTGGCTGACACCGCCGTGATTGTCCTTAATGCTGCAAACGGCGTCGAAGTGGGAACAGAACTCGTGTGGGAATATGTTGAAAAATACCAGACGCCCGCGATTTTCGTCATCAACCAGATGGATCATCCGAAAGCAGATTTCGAGCGCACGCTGGAGCAGGCGAAAGAAAGATTCGGATCTAAACTCGTTCCCCTTCAGTATCCATATAATTCAGGTTCGAATTTCAACGCCATCATCGATGCATTGCGGATGGTGATGTACGAGTTTCCTTTAAATGGCGGAAAACCGGAAAAGAAACCGATCCCTGAAACCGAAATGGTGCGCGCCAACGAAATGCACAACGCATTGGTTGAAATTGCGGCTGAAAATGAAGAAGGTTTAATGGAAAAATATTTTGAGGAAGGCAATCTTTCTGAAGATGATCTCGCAAAAGGAATTACAATCGCGCTTGCAAAACAGCAGTTTTTCCCGGTATTTGTCACGAGCGGCCTTAAAGATATGGGCAGCGGCAGGCTGATGGGTTTCATTGATGATATTGCGCCGTCACCCGCCGAAAGACCCGCCAGAAAACTCGAAAACGGCGACGAAATATCTTACGATCCAAACGATAAAACCACAATATTTATTTACAAAACCCTTTCTGAACCGCAGGTCGGGATGGTTTCTTACTTTAAAGTGTTAAGCGGAAAGCTTAAACCCGGTGACGAACTCGTGAATGCCAATAACGGCGAAACCGAGCGGATTTCCCAGCTTTTTGTAGCCGAAGGAAAAGACCGCATTCCTGTGGATGAATTGGTAGCGGGCGATCTGGGTGTTACGGTTAAACTTAAATTCGGGCACTCGAACAATACCTTAAATTCAAAAGGACTCGACCGTAAAGTCCGGCCAATGGAATTCCCCGAAAGCCGCATCCGAAAAGCAGTTTCTGCGGATTCTACGGCGGCTATGGAAAAACTCGTCACTGCACTCCATAAAATCGAAGAAGAAGATCCAACGTTGAAAGTGGAACAGTCGGCTGAACTCAAACAAACGATCCTTCACGGTCAGGGTCAGCTGCACCTCGATTTGGTGAAACAAAGGCTGCAAAAGGATTTTGGTGTAAAAATGAATTTCGACAATCCTAAAATCCCATACCGCGAAACCATAACCGGAAATGCTGATGCCGATTACCGCCACAAAAAACAGTCGGGAGGCTCAGGCCAGTTTGGCGAAATCCATATGCGGGTAGAGAATTATTACGACGACATGCCCGAACCTACCGGCGTAAACATCCGCCAGAAAGATATCGAGGAACTGCCATGGGGCGGAAAACTCGCATTTTACTGGTGCATCGTGGGTGGTGCGATCGACAACCGGTATATCGGCGCCATAAAAAAAGGCATTATGCAGCAGATGAAGGAAGGTCCACTAACGGGTTCGCACTGCCAAAACGTGCGCGTAACCGTGTACGACGGCAAAATGCACAGCGTAGATTCCAATGATATTTCATTTCAATTGGCAGCTTCGGGAGCTTTTCGCGAAGGTTTTCAGGCTGCGAAACCACAGCTACTCGAACCGGTTTATTCGGTCGAAATTCTTTGTCCTGATGAAGATACCGGCGATGTTATGGGCGATCTGCAGACGCGTCGCGCGATGATTTCGGGTATGGATTCTGAAGGACATTACCAGAAAATTCTGGCTGAGGTTCCGCTTGCAGAACTTCATGATTACGGTTCTACCCTGCGTTCCATTACCGGCGGCCGCGCTAAGTTCACGATGAAGTTTTCGGAGTATCAGTTGGTTCCTCCAAATGTTCAGCAGGAGTTGGTGAAGTCGCATGCGCATCTGCAGGAAGCGTAG
- a CDS encoding hypothetical membrane protein — protein sequence MNRERAEQLLNTLAKSFFQGLLIVGPFAVTIWIIWYIVSSIDNIIPAVSERLYPGITFMIVILGTALIGYLGNKFIIGRVVVDSFDYLLEHTPGIKFIYTSLKDVMTSFVGDKKKFNQPVLIKTTDEPEVWRIGFLTQSDLSSVGFPDYVSVYLPHSYAVSGWVVFVLAENIVVLENVTAAQAMKFAVSGGVAGFHSDDSVFKAPE from the coding sequence ATGAACCGCGAACGCGCCGAACAGCTTCTTAACACCCTTGCAAAGTCTTTTTTTCAAGGTTTGCTCATCGTCGGTCCGTTTGCCGTAACGATCTGGATTATCTGGTACATTGTATCGAGTATCGATAACATTATACCGGCCGTTTCGGAAAGACTTTATCCCGGTATCACGTTTATGATCGTGATTTTAGGAACCGCACTGATCGGTTATCTCGGCAACAAATTCATCATCGGGCGAGTGGTGGTCGACAGTTTCGATTATCTTCTTGAGCATACGCCCGGCATTAAATTCATCTACACTTCACTCAAAGATGTAATGACGTCTTTCGTGGGCGACAAAAAGAAATTTAACCAACCTGTTCTTATTAAAACAACTGATGAGCCTGAAGTGTGGCGCATCGGTTTCCTTACACAGAGCGACCTTTCGTCCGTCGGTTTCCCCGATTATGTTTCGGTTTATCTGCCGCATTCTTATGCGGTTTCCGGCTGGGTGGTTTTTGTACTCGCCGAAAACATCGTTGTACTCGAAAATGTAACGGCTGCACAGGCAATGAAGTTTGCGGTAAGCGGCGGCGTTGCAGGTTTCCATTCAGATGACAGTGTTTTCAAGGCACCGGAATGA
- a CDS encoding Thiamine-monophosphate kinase, whose product MRRNNFFQQKNYKIMLEDKDRELTPISAYGEFGLIKHLTEKFGFDNPSTETSIGDDAAVIDPQNQKVVITTDILAEGVHFNLGYVPLKHLGYKAVVVNLSDLAAMNAIPTQILVGLAVSNRFPVEALEEIYEGIALACKRYKVDLVGGDTTSSTSGLVMGITAIGLEQSENLIKRSGAKPNDLLVVTGDLGGAYLGLQILEREHSVYLANPNMQPEMEGYDYILERQLKPEARTDIKKTLKELDIQPTSMIDVSDGLSSEILHLADQSKVGFRLYEEKIPMDSLTISTAEELNLNPVMCAMNGGEDFELLFTIAPEDFEKIRNHPDFSIIGHAVEADEGNFLVARGSNELIALNAQGWDAFLNK is encoded by the coding sequence GTGAGGAGAAATAATTTCTTTCAACAAAAAAATTACAAAATTATGCTCGAAGATAAAGACCGCGAACTAACGCCCATTTCGGCGTACGGCGAATTTGGCCTCATTAAACATTTAACCGAGAAGTTTGGTTTCGACAATCCGTCAACCGAAACCTCAATTGGTGACGATGCAGCGGTGATCGATCCACAAAACCAGAAAGTGGTGATTACCACGGATATCCTTGCTGAAGGCGTACACTTTAACCTCGGTTATGTCCCGCTTAAACATCTGGGTTACAAGGCTGTTGTGGTGAATTTGAGCGACCTTGCCGCGATGAATGCAATACCGACACAGATCCTGGTAGGGCTCGCGGTATCTAACCGTTTTCCGGTGGAAGCGCTCGAGGAAATCTACGAAGGAATCGCACTCGCTTGCAAGCGTTACAAAGTTGACCTTGTGGGCGGCGACACCACAAGTTCGACCTCAGGGCTGGTGATGGGCATTACCGCAATCGGCTTGGAACAATCGGAAAACCTCATCAAAAGAAGCGGCGCCAAACCGAACGACCTCCTGGTGGTAACCGGCGATCTGGGTGGCGCCTATCTCGGATTACAGATTCTCGAACGCGAACATTCTGTCTATTTGGCAAATCCGAATATGCAGCCGGAGATGGAAGGCTACGATTATATTCTTGAAAGGCAGTTAAAGCCCGAAGCGCGCACTGACATTAAGAAAACACTGAAAGAACTCGATATTCAGCCGACATCGATGATTGACGTTTCAGACGGCCTGTCTTCGGAAATCCTTCATTTAGCTGACCAGAGTAAAGTGGGTTTCAGGCTGTACGAAGAGAAGATCCCGATGGACTCACTAACGATTTCGACTGCCGAAGAACTCAATTTAAATCCGGTGATGTGTGCAATGAACGGCGGCGAAGATTTCGAACTGCTGTTTACGATTGCGCCCGAAGATTTTGAGAAAATAAGAAACCACCCGGATTTCAGTATTATCGGACATGCGGTGGAAGCGGACGAGGGGAACTTTCTGGTAGCTCGCGGAAGTAATGAACTGATTGCGCTGAATGCGCAGGGTTGGGATGCGTTTTTGAATAAATAG